Sequence from the Deltaproteobacteria bacterium genome:
CCCACCGCACGACTTGGTCGCTTTGTCCTACAGTGATCTGCTGCTTGCTCGGCAGCACGCGACGCCGTGATGACCTTTGCCTCCGCACTTTGCGGCGGTTAGCGACGCGAGATGGCCATGACGAACGCTGCAGCGCTTAACACAGTCGCAACCAGAAAAACGTCTTGAAACGCCGGCATGAACGTCTGCCCGGCATTGGCGTCCGCGAGGTGCAACTGGAGCGCATACGCGGCGCGGCGGCTGCTGAAGAGGAGGCCGGCCCCGGTCACGCCGAGGACGACGCCTAAGGTGCGCATCATTTGGCTCATCCCGCCGGCGATGCCTTGTTGCTCGCGTGGGATCGTGCCCATGACAAAGCTCATGTTCGGTGTCTGAAACACGCCGAGCCCAAAGCCAACGAGGCTTAACGCCGCCACGACGCTCAGCTCCGGCGTCGCAGTATCGAGTCGGCTCAGCAGCCACAGCCCCACGGATTCGATTCCCAGACCTACCGCACTTAAAGGTCCAGTGCCGATGCTGTCGGAAAGGCGACCGGCAAGCGGGGCCGCGAACGCCGTGGCCAGGGGACACGCCATCAGCAGCAAGCCGCCGAACGTGGCCTGATACCCCAGCACATTCACGAGGTAGTAGGGAACGAGCAGCCAAATCGCGAACATCGCGCAATTGGCCAGGACGTTGAGCGCATTGGCGATCGCGAAAGCGGCATGACGAAAGAGGCTGAGGTCGATAATGGGAGTAGCGCTTCGGCGTTCGTAGGCGAGGAACGTGGCGAAGCTTCCGCCTGCTCCCACGAGCAGCGTCATGACCAGCGGCGAAGCCCAGCCTAAGTCGCGACTACGATTGAGAGCGAGCAACAACCCGGCTACGCTGCCAGCCAAGGTCAGAACGCCGGGAAGATCGAGGGCGTGAAGGGAAGGAAAAGATTGGGCCAGGGTCCGTGGCTGTCTCAAGGAGAGCGTGACCAACACCCCGGCAGGCACGAGGCGGAATAAATACACCGCTCTCCAACCCACGGCATCGACGAGCACTCCGCCGAGCAGAGGTCCCAAAGCGAATCCTACAGCAGCGCCCATCTGAAAAATGCCGAGGGCGCGTCCGCGCATCTCGGCAGGGACCGCCAATGTGACCAGCGCAGGGGCCGTGGCTAAGACTAAGGCTGCACCGAGTCCTTGTACGACCCGAGCCGCGAGAAACCACGAGAAATTCGGTGCCAGCCCGCAGGCAAGGAACGCCAGCCCGCTCACGAGGATGCCCCAGAAGAGGACGCGCCCGTGGCCTAACAGGTCCGCCAAGCGCCCGCACCCGAGCAGCAGGCTGGCATAGGTGAGGACGTAGCTCACTACCACCCACTGGATCAGCGCGATGTCTACTTGGAACGCCACAGAAATAGCCGGAAAGGCGATATTGACGGACGAATCGAGCGCGGCGAGCAGCCCGCTGAGGCTGGCAAGGATGATCGTGAGCCAGGGAGAATCCTGGCGTAATCGGGAAGAAGATGTCGGCTCCATCTTGACAATCTTTGTCTGCGTGCGAGAAATGACGCATCTAACCAGGAAATCTTTCCGCCTGTCAACCTTCCTGTACTGAACAAGGAGCACTCACTTTCTATGTCTCAAGCTCAATCCCTACGCGCGTTATTAGCGCAAGATCGCTTCCTCATGGCCGCCGGCGCTTATGACGTGATTTCCGCCCGCCTCGTAGAGGACGCGGGCTTTCCCATCGTGTACTACTCCGGAGGAGTCTCGGCTGGCGCGCTGGGCTATCCGGATTTTGGCCTCCGGACGCTGACCGAGATGGTGATGCAGTTAGAAGGCGTGTGTCGCGCTGTTGGCACCCCGGTGATCGCCGATGCCGAAGCCGGGTTCGGTTCGGTGTTGAATACGGCGCGGTTGGTGTTGGATTTCGAGCGCATCGGTGTTGCTGGCCTCCATCTCGAAGATCAAGATTCTCCCCGTCGCTGCGGCCACCTGGGGGGAAAAGTATTGGTCTCGGCAAAAGAACACGCCGCGAAGATTCGCGCGGCGACCGAAAACCGGACCAATCCGGACACGGTGATCATTGCCCGCGTCGATGCCATCGCCGTCCATGGGCTCGACGACGCGATAGCGCGTGCGGATGCCTATGCCGATGCTGGCGCCGATATGCTGTTCTTCGAAGCCTTCGAGTCGGTCAAACAAATGGAAAGAGTCTGCACCCGGTTCGCGAAGCGCCTCCCCCTCCTCGTCAACATGGTGGAAGGTGGGAAGACACCCTTTCTGCCAGTGCGCGATCTCGAAGACTTAGGGTTTAAGCTCGCGATCTATCCGGTCTCCTCGGTGCTGGCCGCGAGCTTTCAGATGCGCAAAGCGTTGCGAGCCTTACGCGAGACCGGTACTACTCAGAGCGTATGGCACGAGATGCTTCCGTTCGGCGAAGTCTTCAACGGCTTGCTCGGCTGGGATCAGGCGCTGGCGTTCATCGATCAATACGCCGAGAAGTAAGAAGGATGAAATAGCTCCCATCCTTCGGGATGGGAGAGGATTGAAACAAACAAACAAACGATTATGGCAGCTTTGACGCGAGAAACCTTTGCTGGGCTCACGACCGCCGAGCAGATCGTTCGTCTGGAACAGGTAGACGCCAAGACCCGACGGGAACTGATTCTGCAATCGCGCAATAGCGTATCGCTGACGCGCGCCTTGTCCTCGGAGAAGCTGTTCTACACGCTCAAGGAAATCGGCCTGGCCGACGCGGTCGATCTCCTCGCGCTCGCCTCTCCCGAGCAGATGCGCGACATGCTCGATCTGGATTGTTGGCGGAAGGATACGCTCGACGAGCGGCGCGTGGCAGCGTGGCTCATGTTGCTGGATGAAGCCGGCAGCGGCAAGCTGGCCGAATGGGCGCTCCATGCCGACATTGAGCTGCTGGTCTTGTTGGTGAAGCGGTTTCTGGAGGTCGTGCGGAAAATCGAGGTCGAGGAAGATATGAACTTCGACCAGTCGCAATACTTCACCTTCGACGATCAATACCTGTTACGCTTTATCGGCGAACCCGAACCGATCCTCGCCTCGGTGATCGAACGCCTCCGGGTGCTCGACTACGAGAACTACAGGCAGGTGCTAGAATGGAGCATGCTCGAACTGGAGAGCACTTTAGAAGAGGACACGTTGCACTGGCGCAACGCGCGGCTTGCCGACCGTGGCTATCCGGGCTACGAGCAGGCGCAAAAGCTCTTCCGCGTCGTGGATGTGGAATCCGTCTCGCTTGACCGTTTCCGTCGTGCGACGACACCGCGAGTGCGCTACGCCGCAGGCGAGGATTTAATCTTTTCCGACCATGCCTTGATGTTGCTGGAAGTTCGCGACTCCCTGCTGGTGCGCGCCTTGGCGTCCTTGTCCGGCGCAGTGGTCGAGGAAATCGGTCAGGAACTTGCCATGTTGACCAACGAAGCGGTGGTCGCGCAGGCGCGCGATCCTGGAGAAGTTGCCGAGGTCAAGCGGTGCGTCGAGGAAGTGCACGATTACGTGAACATCGGGCTAGCGTATTTCGCGCAAGAAAACGACTCCGCCGCCGCGCGCCTCGTGCGAGAGATCCGTCTGCGGCCTTTTTTTCAAGTGGGGTTCAGCCTGACGACACGGCTACAGCAGTACGAACACGCCCTTCAGGCAGTTGCACGTGCACACGCTGGCGAAGCGTGGGAGACCTTGTTGGACACACCGTTTCGCGAGGCGTGTGCCGGAGTGCGACGGCAGCCGCCGATGTTCTTTCGCGGGCTCGATACGCCGGGAGAGATTTTCTTGCGGCGCTTTCGCGATTTTGCCGAAGTCCGGCGGATGGAACGCTTGCTTGAACAGATTCCCCTGTGGTTTGCAGTCCTCAATCGGTGTCAGCTCTTGCCGGACCACATGTCCGAGCAGGTCTCGCTAGCGACGTTATGGAACACCGCCTTTGCCCACTGGACACTTGCCGCACAGGTCGACGTCCGCCCACTCACGCGGGCCGAGTTTGTCGCTTTTCGGCAAGGGCTTCGTGGAACTGTCCTGAATGACGAACAAGAGCGCTTTTTGGCTTTCCTGGCTGCCCAAGCCTCCGTCTCCACCGAAGAGCGGCAGGCCCTGCAAGTGCTCGCCGCTTGCGCTCGGGAACGACTCGAAGAAGCGCTGTCCGTGAACGTCGAGGGTACCGACCTGCGCTTCCTCGAAGGGCTGCTGGTGGTGGGCTAGCCTTACGTCGCTCGGTAGTGGTGCAGTTGCGCCGAATCTTGTAGGGGCGACCCCCTGTGGTCGCCCTGGAGTTGGGCAGGCACGGAGGCCTGCCCCTACGAGAACTCTTCCGTTGCTTTTACGCAGACCGTTTACTAGGATCGGACCGTCATGGAAAACTTATGGGAACGTGCTGAAGAACTACTCGCTGCCGGGAAACCGTTCGTGTTGGCGACGATCATTCGCACCCGGGGCTCGGTGCCGCGCGAGGTGGGGGCGAAAATGGTGGTGCCGCGCGAGGGGCAACCGTTTGGAACCATCGGTGGCGGCTGCGGAGAAGGCGAGGTCCTGCGGCGGGCGTATCCGCTGTTCGAGCAGCCGGCACCGCCGCGCGTTGTTGAAGTCGATCTGACCGGTGATTTCGATCAGGATGAGATCCAAGTCTGCGGTGGGCTGATGGACGTCGCTCTCGACATGTGGCGACCGGAAGAGCACCGCGAGTTGGCCCATGTGCTGGCGGAAGCGACCCGCGCGCGGCGACCTACGGCTTTGGTGACCGCTATTCACGACGTACAAGCGCTTCCTGCCGGAGCGAAGAGTTGCCTGGCGTTAGGGGCAGAGGGAACGGTGCTGACCCCACGTTTGCCGCTCGACGAACGAACCGTGCAAACGTTTTCGTCCTCGGTCTCCGCCGGAAAACCGGAGCTGTTCGGCATCTCCCCGCAAGGCGAGGCGGTGGAAGACACGGTCGCCCGTAATGAAGAATGGCCGCGTGTATTTGTGGACGTGCAACCCGGGTTGCAAACCCTCGTCATTTGCGGCGCTGGTCACATTGCCCAGCCGTTGTGCGAGATCGGCCACATGATGGGATTTCGTACCATCGTCATCGATGATCGTTGGGCGTTCGCCAACCGCGAACGGTTTCCGCACGCGACCGAGGTGCGAGTCGGTCCGTTTGCAGACGTATTGGAGAGCCTCGAGATCAACGCCCAAACCTTCGTTGTAGTTGTCACCCGCGGGCATAATTGGGATGAGGCGTGCGTGCGTATCTCCCTGAAGAAGAAGCCCGGCTACCTTGGTATGATCGGCAGCAAGCGCCGCGCGAAAGCGACGCTCGAACGCTTGGCCGAACAAGGGTTCGACCCGGCAGCGTTAAGCCGCATCCACACTCCGATGGGTCTCGATATCGCGGCGGAGACGC
This genomic interval carries:
- a CDS encoding MFS transporter — encoded protein: MEPTSSSRLRQDSPWLTIILASLSGLLAALDSSVNIAFPAISVAFQVDIALIQWVVVSYVLTYASLLLGCGRLADLLGHGRVLFWGILVSGLAFLACGLAPNFSWFLAARVVQGLGAALVLATAPALVTLAVPAEMRGRALGIFQMGAAVGFALGPLLGGVLVDAVGWRAVYLFRLVPAGVLVTLSLRQPRTLAQSFPSLHALDLPGVLTLAGSVAGLLLALNRSRDLGWASPLVMTLLVGAGGSFATFLAYERRSATPIIDLSLFRHAAFAIANALNVLANCAMFAIWLLVPYYLVNVLGYQATFGGLLLMACPLATAFAAPLAGRLSDSIGTGPLSAVGLGIESVGLWLLSRLDTATPELSVVAALSLVGFGLGVFQTPNMSFVMGTIPREQQGIAGGMSQMMRTLGVVLGVTGAGLLFSSRRAAYALQLHLADANAGQTFMPAFQDVFLVATVLSAAAFVMAISRR
- a CDS encoding oxaloacetate decarboxylase, yielding MSQAQSLRALLAQDRFLMAAGAYDVISARLVEDAGFPIVYYSGGVSAGALGYPDFGLRTLTEMVMQLEGVCRAVGTPVIADAEAGFGSVLNTARLVLDFERIGVAGLHLEDQDSPRRCGHLGGKVLVSAKEHAAKIRAATENRTNPDTVIIARVDAIAVHGLDDAIARADAYADAGADMLFFEAFESVKQMERVCTRFAKRLPLLVNMVEGGKTPFLPVRDLEDLGFKLAIYPVSSVLAASFQMRKALRALRETGTTQSVWHEMLPFGEVFNGLLGWDQALAFIDQYAEK
- a CDS encoding XdhC family protein, with translation MENLWERAEELLAAGKPFVLATIIRTRGSVPREVGAKMVVPREGQPFGTIGGGCGEGEVLRRAYPLFEQPAPPRVVEVDLTGDFDQDEIQVCGGLMDVALDMWRPEEHRELAHVLAEATRARRPTALVTAIHDVQALPAGAKSCLALGAEGTVLTPRLPLDERTVQTFSSSVSAGKPELFGISPQGEAVEDTVARNEEWPRVFVDVQPGLQTLVICGAGHIAQPLCEIGHMMGFRTIVIDDRWAFANRERFPHATEVRVGPFADVLESLEINAQTFVVVVTRGHNWDEACVRISLKKKPGYLGMIGSKRRAKATLERLAEQGFDPAALSRIHTPMGLDIAAETPAEIAVAIAAEMVRVRRQGPLETLPLAAKSRASGVLKFNG